One Mycolicibacterium rufum genomic window, CGACCGGACCGACGCCGACAGCGCACAGAGCGCCCTGACCACCGCTCAGCGCATCCTCGGTCAGGGCAAGCTGCTCGGCATGTATCCCGAGGGCACCCGCTCGCCGGACGGCCGTCTCTACAAGGGCAAGACGGGTCTGGCCCGGCTCGCACTGGAGACGCAGGTGCCCGTGATCCCGGTCGCGATGATCGGGACCGACGTCGTCAACCCGCCCGGCAGCAAGATGTGGCGGTTCGGCCGGGTGACCGTCAAGTTCGGCGCCCCGATGGACTTCAGCCGGTTCGAGGGCCTGGCCGGGAACCGCTTCATCGAACGCGCGGTCATCGACGAGGTCATGTACGAGCTGATGAGCCTGTCCGGTCAGGAGTACGTCGACCTCTACGCGGCCGACATCAAAGAGGGAAAAGGTGAGGCGGCCGTGAAGCCGCCGACCCGGCTCCCCGAGGCTGCCGCCGGCTAAGCCGCAGCGGCGTCCACCGCCGGCACGGCCGTCGACGGCCGGCGCCGCGGGGCTCGGGCGCTCACCGTGGCGGCGGCGAGGATCACCGCCAACGCCCACCACAGATACGACGCGCCCGCGAGCTGGCGCCACAGCGACGCCGTGGTCTCCCGGTGCTCGGGCAGCAGGGTGATCGGCGTCCACACCATCAGCGCCAGTCCGACCAGCAACACCGCGGCCAGCCCGGCATGCCGCAGCCGGACCGCCAACACGGCCGTCGTCACCACAGCGGGCAGCGTCCACACCCAGTGGTGCGACCACGACACCGGTGACACCACCAGACCGAACATCGCCACGCAGATCAGCCCCAGCACCGGCTGGTCGGCGCGCAACGTCCGGCGCACCGCCCACACGGTCAGGGCCAGCACCGCGAAGCACAACACCGTCCACAGCACGAACCGCAGGTCCTCGCCCAGCCCCAGCCGAGCCAGCGCGCCCGCGATGTTCTGGTTCGTGTTCAGCGTCGCGGTGCCGATGCGATCGGTGTTGCGCACGGTCTCGGTCCAGTACTCCCACGAGTCCCGCCACGCGAACGCGACGCCCACCAGCGTCGCCACCGCCGCCGAGGCCACCGTCACCAGCAGCGCGCGGGTGTCGCGGCGCAGCAGGAAGTACAGCAGGAACACCGCGGGCGTCAGCTTGAGCGCGATCGCCAGGCCCAGCAGCATGCCGCGCGGCCACGGGGTCCGCCGCGGCACGCAGTCGGCGATCACCAGCGTCATCAGCACCACGTTGATCTGGCCGAAGTCGAAGTTCGCGCGGATCGGTTCGAGGTAGATGACCGCCGGCGCCACGATCGCCGCGGCCAGCCAGGTGCGCCGGGCCCAGGCCGGCTCCCCGGTGATCCGGGTGGTCGGCCACACCTGCAGCCGGGTCAGCAGGATCACCGTGGACACCACCAGCAGCACCAGCGTGATGACCGTGATGGCGACGCTGGCGGCCTCCAGGGACAACAGCGCGAACGGCGAGAACACGACCGCCGCCAGCGGGGGATAGGTGAACGGCAGGTCCAGGCCGCCGCGGGTGTGGAACATCGCGCCGTCGGCGTAGAGCGGCCTGCCGTCGAGCCAGGCCCGCCCGCCCATCCGGTAGACGTCGATGTCGATGCGGTAGGGGACGTGGCCCAGCAACCGCCACGCCACCGTGGCCAGCGCCGCCGCCGTCAGCAGCTGGAACAGCCGCCAGGCGAGCACTGGCCACCAACCGGCCCTTCCGGGCGACCGCAACGTCCTCATGTCGCCGACCAGACTATCGGGGCGAACCCGCGGGTGCGTAGCCACGCCTCGACGCGCGCAGGTCGGCGCGACTTTTGGCGTAGGTTCTCCTGGTGCACCCGCACCTGGACTTCGATCTGGGGCTGCCCGACGGCATCCCGTACTCCCGGCTGCCGCTGGTGTGCTGCCTGGTCGCGTTCATCCTGACGTTCTCGGTGACCCGCACGATCGTGCGCTACATCCGCCGCCACGCCGACAGCGATGCGCCCCGCAAATGGTGGCAGCCGCGCAACATCTCCGGAAGCGGCGGTGTGCACATCCACCACGTCGTCATCGGTGTGATCCTGGTCATGGTCTCCGGGGTGGCGATGGCGACCTTGGCGGTCGACGGGGGAGTACCCGAGTTCACGGCGGCCTCCATCGTGTTCGGCATCGGGGCGGCCCTGGTCCTCGATGAGTTCGCGCTCATCCTGCACCTGTCGGACGTGTACTGGTCCGAGGACGGGCGGGCGTCGGTGGACGCGGTGTTCGTCGCCGTCGCGGTCGCGGGACTGCTGATCCTGGGGTTCAACCCGCTGTCGTTCTTCGACGTGACGATCTGGCGTGAGGACGACTCCGTCGCCGCGCGGGTGCTGGTGGTCACGGCCGCGGTCTTGACGCTGGCGCTGGCGGTGATCGTGCTGCTCAAAGGGAAGGTCTGGACCGGGCTGGTCGGCATGTTCATCACCCCGCTGCTGTTCGTCGGCGCCATCCGGTTGTCCCGCCCGCACGCCCCCTGGGCGCGGTGGCGCTACACGAACCGGCCCCGCAAGATGCACCGGGCGCTGGAACGGGAGCGCTGGCTGCGCCGACCGGTGGTGCAGGCCAAGCTGTGGCTGCAGGACGCGATCTCCGGGATGCCCAAGTTCCCCGACGACGCGCTGGTCGACCAGGAGCTCGACCGGGAGATCCACGCCGCGCCGGCACCCCCGTCGCGCGACGAGCCGAGCCGGGACGTCGCCTAGCGTGCGGTATTTCTACGACACCGAGTTCATCGACAACGGCCGCACCATCGAATTGATCTCCATCGGCGTGGCCGCCGAGGACGGCCGCGAGTACTACGCGATCTCCACGGAGTTCGACCCGGAGCGGGCGGGCCGGTGGGTGCGCAGGAACGTGCTGCCCAAGCTGCCGTCGCCGGCGTCGAAGCTGTGGCGCTCGCGCCGGCAGATCCGCTTTGAGCTGGAGGATTTCTTCGGCGTCGACGGCGACGAGCCGATCGAGCTGTGGGCCTGGGTGGGCGCCTACGACCACGTGGTGCTCTGCCAGCTGTGGGGGCCGATGACCGATCTGCCTCCGGCGATGCCCCGCTTCACCCGGGAGTTGCGCCAGTTCTGGGAGGACCACGGGTGCCCGCGGATGCCCCCGCGGCCGCGCGACGCGCACGACGCGCTCGTCGACGCCAAGCACAACCTGGTGCGCTACCAGCTCATCACCGGCGAAAAGCGGTTTTGACCCGCCGTTACCATGGGTGGGTGAACTGGACCGTCGACGTACCCATCGACCAGCTGCCTGCGCTTCCGCCGCTGCCGGAGGATCTGCGCGCGCGCCTCGACGCGGCACTGGCCAAGCCGGCGCTGCAGCAGCCGAGCTGGGACGCCGGGCAGGCGGCCGCGATGCGCACCGTGCTCGAGAGCGTTCCGCCGGTCACCGTGCCCTCGGAGATCGAGAAGCTCAAGGCGCACCTGGCCGATGTGGCGCTGGGGCGGGCGTTCCTGCTGCAGGGCGGTGACTGCGCCGAGACGTTCGTCGACAACACCGAGCCGCACATCCGCGCCAACATCCGCACGCTGCTGCAGATGGCGGTCGTGCTGACCTACGGCGCCAGCATGCCGGTGGTCAAGGTGGCCCGCATCGCCGGCCAGTACGCCAAGCCGCGCTCCTCGGACACCGACGCGCTGGGGCTGAAGTCCTACCGCGGCGACATGGTCAACGGGTTCGCCCCGGATGCCGCGGTCCGCGACCACGATCCGTCCCGGCTGGTGCGCGCCTACGCCAACGCCAGCGCCGCGATGAACCTGGTGCGCGCCCTGACCTCCTCGGGCATGGCGTCGCTGCACCACGTGCACGAGTGGAACCGCGAGTTCGTCCGGACCTCGCCCGCCGGCGCGCGGTACGAGGCGCTGGCCGGGGAGATCGACCGCGGTCTGCGGTTCATGAGCGCCTGCCGGGTCGACGACCGCAATCTCGACACCGCCGAGATCTACGCCAGCCACGAGGCGCTGGTGCTCGACTACGAGCGCGCGATGCTGCGGATGGACACCGAGTCGCCCACCGGCCCGAAGCTCTACGACCTGTCGGCGCACTACGTGTGGATCGGCGAGCGGACCCGTCAGCTCGACGGCGCGCACGTCGCGTTCGCCGAGGTGATCGCCAACCCGATCGGCATCAAGATCGGGCCGACGACGTCGCCGGAGCTGGCGGTCGAGTACGTCGAACGCCTCGATCCGAACAACGAGCCCGGCCGGCTGACGCTGGTCAGCCGGATGGGTAACGGCAAGGTCCGCGACGTGTTGCCCGCGATCATCGAGAAGGTCCAGGCGTCGGGCCATCACGTGATCTGGCAGTGCGACCCGATGCACGGCAACACCCACGAGTCGTCGACGGGGTACAAGACGCGCCACTTCGACCGCATCGTCGACGAGGTGCAGGGCTTCTTCGAGGTGCACCACGCGCTGGGCACCCACCCGGGCGGCATCCACGTGGAGATCACCGGCGAGAACGTCACCGAGTGTCTCGGTGGCGCGCAGGACATCTCGGACACCGATCTGGCCGGCCGCTACGAGACCGCGTGCGATCCTCGACTGAACACCCAGCAGTCGCTGGAGCTGGCGTTCCTGGTGGCGGAGATGCTCCGGGACTGACCTACAGCAGGTTCGGCAGGTTGGCGCCGAGCGTCCACGCGCCGGCACCGGCCAGCGCCGCCACCGTCAGCACCGCGACGACCCAGAAGAACAGGGTGCGCTTGGCACGCTGGCGCGCCCAGTAGAACTCGCTGAGGTCGATGCCGGCGAAATGGCCTGTCAGAGGCCGGTATTCGTCGTTGTCATCGTCTGTCGGGGGCGGTAGCTCCTCGCGGGTGAACACCCGGGTGTGCCGCGGGCCGGACAGGTCCGTCGTCGGGGCAGCGGGCGGGACGACGAGCGAGAGCGACTGGTGCATCGCCGAATTGCGGGGCGCAGGCACCTTGAACCGGGGCAGGCCCAGTTCCGTGGCGATCACCTCGAGTTCGTCGGCCATCTCGGCGGCGTCGGCGAACCGCTCGGCGGGGTCGCGCGCCGTGGCGTACGCCACCAGCTCGTCGAATTGCCGTGGCACACCGGCGATTCGGGTGCTCGGCGGTGGCACGTCGTGATCCATCCGCTGGTAGGCCACGGCCAGCGGGCTGTCCCCGGTGAACGGCGTGTTCCCGGTGAGCAGTTCGTAGACCAGCACGCCGACGGCGTACACGTCGCCGCGGGCGTCCGTGTCGCCGGTGGCCACCTGCTCGGGGGACAGGTAGGCGGCGGTGCCGAGGATGACGTCGGTCGAGGTGATCTTGGCGTCGGCGAGCGCGCGGACCAACCCGAAGTCGGCGATCTTGACGTCGCCGTCGTCACTGATCAGCACGTTCTCGGGCTTGATGTCGCGGTGCACCAGGCCGGCGCGGTGCGCCGCGGCCAGCCCCGACAGCACGGGACGCAGCACGGCCGTCACCGCGTGGGGCGGCATCGGCCCGCGCTCGCGCAGCAACTCCCGCAGGGTGCCGCCCTCGACGAGTTCCATGACCAGATAGGGGGGCTGGCCGCCCGGCGCGCCTGCGCCCTGGTCGTAGACCGCGACCAGGCCGGGATCCTTGAGTCGCGCCACGGCGCGGGCCTCGCGCTGGAAGCGGGTCAGGAAGTGCTCGTCGGAGGCGTAGCGCGCATCCATGATCTTCACCGCCACCGGGCGGTCCAGACGCAGGTCCACCCCGCGGTACACCCCGGACATGCCGCCGGTGGCGATCAGCGCGTCGACCCGGTAGCGACCGTCCAGCACGGCCCCGGGCAGCGCGCCCGTCGGCTGGTAGGTCTCCATCGGACTCATGGTACGAGCCGGGCGGCGCAGGACTCGTCAAGCTGGCGTCGAAAGTGCCGCAGGGGACCTAGACTTGACGCGATGAGCAGCATCCCGACTGCCGATGACGTACTGGATCCCGACGAGGCCGTCCACGACCTGCCCACGGTCGCGCGACTGCTGCGCATACCGGTGAGCAAGGTGCACCAGCACCTGCGCGAAGGCCATCTGGTCGCCGTGCGCCGCGGGCGCGAGGTGGTGGTCCCGCAGATCTTCTTCGACGAGACCGGCCACGTGGTGAAGAGCCTGTCCGGTCTGCTGGTGGTCCTGCGCGACGGCGGCTATCACGAAACCGAGATCATGCGTTGGCTGTTCACGCCCGATCCGTCGCTGACGATCAGCCGCGACGGCTCCACGGAGCGGCAGGCTAACGCCCGCCCGGTGGATGCGCTGCACTCGCATCAGGCTCGAGAGGTGGTTCGCCGGGCGCAGGCGATGGCGTACTGACCGCGACCGGCGTTCGGTGCAGCCAGTACCAGGCGCCGGCGGCGCAGGCCGTGGCGAGCAGCACGTGGAACCACGAGTACATGCCGTGGGCGCCGTCGGGCCGCCAGATCACCGAGATCCACGTGGAGAACGCCGCGATCAGCGCGATCGCCCGGGGTGACTGCGCGAGCGCCGACATCACCGCCAGCGGCCAGGTGTAATACCAGGGCAGCGCGGCAGGCACGAACAGCACCACGATGACCATCAGCGTCGCAATGCCCATCAGTGCGTCGCGGTCGGTGTGCCGGAATCGCCACCACAGCAGCGGCGCCGAGACGGCGATGATCCCGATGCCGATGATCCGCAGGATGTCGAGCACCGCGTAGAAATTCACGGGGATCACCAGGCCGATGACGGCGTTGACGACGTTCGCGGTCGCGGTCGGCACGGTCAGCCAGTTGATGATCTTCACCGATCCGGCCAGGGCGGTCAGCCATCCGAGGCCCACCCCGGCGGCCAGCGACAGCACCGCGAACACCACGGCGAACACCAGGGCGCACGCCGCGGTCGCGACCAGGAACGCCTTGGCCGGTGAGAACCCGCGCCGTTCGCGCAGTCGGCGGGCCCACACCCACACCATGAACGGAAGTGCCAGTCCGGCGGTGGCTTTCACCGCGACCGCGACGGCGATCAGCGTGACGCCGCCGACACAGCGGCCACCGAAGCACAGCGCGATACCGGCCATCATCAGCCCGACCATGAGCATCTCGTTGTGCACACCGCCCATCAGCTGGATGATCACCAGCGGGTTGAGCACGCAGATCCACAGGGCCGCCGCACTGTTGGCGCCGACGTGGCGGGCGATCCGGGGCACGGCCCAGATCAGCAGCGCCAGGCCGGGCAGCATGCACAGCCGCAGCAGCATGGTGCCGGCGACCACGTCGTTGCCGACGAGCATCGTGACGAACTTGGCGACCAGGATGAACGCGGGGCCATACGGCGCCGTCGTCGTGGTCCAGATCGGACTGACGTTGTCGAGCAACGAGTTCGGGTTCTCGATCGGGCCGACCAGGTAGGGGTCGAACCCGTCGCGCAGCAGCGCGCCCTGGGCCAGATAGGAGTAGGTGTCGCGGCTGAACACCGGCACGCTGAGCAGCAGCGGGGTCAGCCAGAAGCCGGTGGTGGCCACCATCGTGTACTGCGTTGCGCTGCGGTCGATCACGTGGCGGCCCAGCCACAGCCAGGCCGACAGCATCAGCACCACCCCGAGCCACAGCAGCACCGACGACAGCACCAGGCCGTGCCCGAACCGCAGCCAGGACAGGTGCATCGATTCCAGCAGCGGATCGTGCAGCCGGGTGCTGCCCGCACCGAGACCGCCCGCGGTGACGAGCAGCGCGCCGAGCGCCCCGATCCAGGCGGGCCGGGCCTGCGGGGACAGCGCGAACCCGCGGAACCGCTGCAGCGGTGGCGCGGGGCGGGACGGCGCGGGTGTCGTCATCGGCCTAGGCGGATCTGTTCGCGGCCAATCTGGCGAGCTCGATCAGTCCCGCCCTGGCCGTCTCGTCGATCGGCGCGGAGTCGAGGATGCCGATGGCCGTGCGGGTCAGCGTGTCGATCCGGTTCTCCACCGCGGCCAGCGCCCCGACCGACTCGATCAGCCCGCGCAGTTCGGTGACGGCCGCGTCGGACAGGTCGGTGCCGATGGAGGTCCGCAGCAGCTTGGCCCCGACCGGGTCACGCTGCTCGGCCAGTTCGACCGCCTCGGCCAGCAGGACGGTCCGCTTGCCCGAGCGCAGGTCGTCGCCCGACGGCTTGCCGGTGACGGCGGGGTCGCCGAACACGCCGAGCACGTCGTCGCGCAGCTGGAAGGCCACCCCCAGGCTGGTGCCCAGCTCGTGGAAGGCCTCCTGGATGTCGGGGCGGTCGGCGGCGGCCGCGGCGCCGAGCTGCAGCGGGCGGGAGATGGTGTAGGACGCGGTCTTGTAGATGTTGACCGTCAGGGCGGCCGCGACGGTCTCGGCGCCGCTGGCCTCGTTGACGATGTCCAGGTACTGGCCGCCGAGCACCTCGGTCCGGATCGCCGACCACACCCGCTGCACCCGCCGATGCGCGTCGGCGTCGATCGGGGCGGTGGCGATGATGTCATCGGCCCAGACCAGCGACAGGTCGCCCAGCAGGATCGCCGCGGACAGGCCGAACTGCTCGGGCGAGCCGTGCCAGCGGTGCTCGCGGTGCCGCTCGGTGAAGATCCGGTGCACTGTCGGCAGCCCGCGGCGCGTCGCCGACGCGTCGATCACGTCGTCGTGCACCAACGCGCAGGCGTGCAGCATCTCCAGCGCCGAGAACAGGCGCAGCACAGCGGCGTCGGGTTCGCTGCCGGCGACGGCGCGCCAGCCCCAGTAGGCGAAGGCGGGCCGCAGCCGCTTGCCGCCGCGCAGCACGAATTCCTCGAGCGCCTCGGTGAGCACCGCGTAGTCCGCGCCGATGTACGCCGCGTCGCGCCGTCGGTCGCGCAGGTACTCGCGAAGCTGTTCGGTGACGGCCGCGGCCAGCTCGACGGCTGACGGTGCCTGACCGGCATTAGCGTCCACGCTCAGCGGGCGCC contains:
- a CDS encoding alpha-(1->6)-mannopyranosyltransferase A is translated as MTTPAPSRPAPPLQRFRGFALSPQARPAWIGALGALLVTAGGLGAGSTRLHDPLLESMHLSWLRFGHGLVLSSVLLWLGVVLMLSAWLWLGRHVIDRSATQYTMVATTGFWLTPLLLSVPVFSRDTYSYLAQGALLRDGFDPYLVGPIENPNSLLDNVSPIWTTTTAPYGPAFILVAKFVTMLVGNDVVAGTMLLRLCMLPGLALLIWAVPRIARHVGANSAAALWICVLNPLVIIQLMGGVHNEMLMVGLMMAGIALCFGGRCVGGVTLIAVAVAVKATAGLALPFMVWVWARRLRERRGFSPAKAFLVATAACALVFAVVFAVLSLAAGVGLGWLTALAGSVKIINWLTVPTATANVVNAVIGLVIPVNFYAVLDILRIIGIGIIAVSAPLLWWRFRHTDRDALMGIATLMVIVVLFVPAALPWYYTWPLAVMSALAQSPRAIALIAAFSTWISVIWRPDGAHGMYSWFHVLLATACAAGAWYWLHRTPVAVSTPSPAPGEPPLEPDASAAHPPGGR
- a CDS encoding polyadenylate-specific 3'-exoribonuclease AS yields the protein MRYFYDTEFIDNGRTIELISIGVAAEDGREYYAISTEFDPERAGRWVRRNVLPKLPSPASKLWRSRRQIRFELEDFFGVDGDEPIELWAWVGAYDHVVLCQLWGPMTDLPPAMPRFTRELRQFWEDHGCPRMPPRPRDAHDALVDAKHNLVRYQLITGEKRF
- a CDS encoding glycosyltransferase 87 family protein, whose protein sequence is MRTLRSPGRAGWWPVLAWRLFQLLTAAALATVAWRLLGHVPYRIDIDVYRMGGRAWLDGRPLYADGAMFHTRGGLDLPFTYPPLAAVVFSPFALLSLEAASVAITVITLVLLVVSTVILLTRLQVWPTTRITGEPAWARRTWLAAAIVAPAVIYLEPIRANFDFGQINVVLMTLVIADCVPRRTPWPRGMLLGLAIALKLTPAVFLLYFLLRRDTRALLVTVASAAVATLVGVAFAWRDSWEYWTETVRNTDRIGTATLNTNQNIAGALARLGLGEDLRFVLWTVLCFAVLALTVWAVRRTLRADQPVLGLICVAMFGLVVSPVSWSHHWVWTLPAVVTTAVLAVRLRHAGLAAVLLVGLALMVWTPITLLPEHRETTASLWRQLAGASYLWWALAVILAAATVSARAPRRRPSTAVPAVDAAAA
- a CDS encoding lysophospholipid acyltransferase family protein, translating into MWYWLFKFVFMGPLLTLLGRPKVEGLENVPANGAVILASNHLAVADSFYLPLVVNRRITFLAKAEYFTGTGIKGWFTRWFYTVAGQVPIDRTDADSAQSALTTAQRILGQGKLLGMYPEGTRSPDGRLYKGKTGLARLALETQVPVIPVAMIGTDVVNPPGSKMWRFGRVTVKFGAPMDFSRFEGLAGNRFIERAVIDEVMYELMSLSGQEYVDLYAADIKEGKGEAAVKPPTRLPEAAAG
- a CDS encoding class II 3-deoxy-7-phosphoheptulonate synthase, which translates into the protein MNWTVDVPIDQLPALPPLPEDLRARLDAALAKPALQQPSWDAGQAAAMRTVLESVPPVTVPSEIEKLKAHLADVALGRAFLLQGGDCAETFVDNTEPHIRANIRTLLQMAVVLTYGASMPVVKVARIAGQYAKPRSSDTDALGLKSYRGDMVNGFAPDAAVRDHDPSRLVRAYANASAAMNLVRALTSSGMASLHHVHEWNREFVRTSPAGARYEALAGEIDRGLRFMSACRVDDRNLDTAEIYASHEALVLDYERAMLRMDTESPTGPKLYDLSAHYVWIGERTRQLDGAHVAFAEVIANPIGIKIGPTTSPELAVEYVERLDPNNEPGRLTLVSRMGNGKVRDVLPAIIEKVQASGHHVIWQCDPMHGNTHESSTGYKTRHFDRIVDEVQGFFEVHHALGTHPGGIHVEITGENVTECLGGAQDISDTDLAGRYETACDPRLNTQQSLELAFLVAEMLRD
- a CDS encoding protein kinase domain-containing protein → MSPMETYQPTGALPGAVLDGRYRVDALIATGGMSGVYRGVDLRLDRPVAVKIMDARYASDEHFLTRFQREARAVARLKDPGLVAVYDQGAGAPGGQPPYLVMELVEGGTLRELLRERGPMPPHAVTAVLRPVLSGLAAAHRAGLVHRDIKPENVLISDDGDVKIADFGLVRALADAKITSTDVILGTAAYLSPEQVATGDTDARGDVYAVGVLVYELLTGNTPFTGDSPLAVAYQRMDHDVPPPSTRIAGVPRQFDELVAYATARDPAERFADAAEMADELEVIATELGLPRFKVPAPRNSAMHQSLSLVVPPAAPTTDLSGPRHTRVFTREELPPPTDDDNDEYRPLTGHFAGIDLSEFYWARQRAKRTLFFWVVAVLTVAALAGAGAWTLGANLPNLL
- a CDS encoding Rv2175c family DNA-binding protein: MSSIPTADDVLDPDEAVHDLPTVARLLRIPVSKVHQHLREGHLVAVRRGREVVVPQIFFDETGHVVKSLSGLLVVLRDGGYHETEIMRWLFTPDPSLTISRDGSTERQANARPVDALHSHQAREVVRRAQAMAY
- the idsA2 gene encoding bifunctional (2E,6E)-farnesyl/geranyl diphosphate synthase, with the protein product MDANAGQAPSAVELAAAVTEQLREYLRDRRRDAAYIGADYAVLTEALEEFVLRGGKRLRPAFAYWGWRAVAGSEPDAAVLRLFSALEMLHACALVHDDVIDASATRRGLPTVHRIFTERHREHRWHGSPEQFGLSAAILLGDLSLVWADDIIATAPIDADAHRRVQRVWSAIRTEVLGGQYLDIVNEASGAETVAAALTVNIYKTASYTISRPLQLGAAAAADRPDIQEAFHELGTSLGVAFQLRDDVLGVFGDPAVTGKPSGDDLRSGKRTVLLAEAVELAEQRDPVGAKLLRTSIGTDLSDAAVTELRGLIESVGALAAVENRIDTLTRTAIGILDSAPIDETARAGLIELARLAANRSA